From the genome of Ammoniphilus sp. CFH 90114, one region includes:
- a CDS encoding sporulation protein translates to MMSFFDKVKASIGIGAAKVDAKLDKNTYTAGENLTGTLLIQGGNIDQEINGIDLRLVTEVIKEVDDKKVKQNVSFMSHRAVSGFTIARGERKDLSFSFPIPMDTPITIGNSKIWLQTAMDISLAMDPTDRDFVTIRPHEAVQTVLEATQSLGFTLRKAENLPFGRSSIGLIQEFEFVPTSGAFRGKLDEIELVFFVQRDGIRVMMEIDRKARGLVSFLAESLDLDESKVSIFLPFQEVNRGVQATASRLHGVISSYC, encoded by the coding sequence ATGATGTCTTTTTTTGACAAGGTCAAAGCTAGTATAGGAATTGGCGCTGCTAAAGTAGATGCGAAACTAGATAAGAACACTTATACTGCCGGTGAAAATCTCACAGGGACTCTTTTGATCCAGGGCGGAAACATCGACCAAGAGATCAATGGAATAGATCTTCGTTTAGTAACTGAAGTCATCAAGGAAGTGGATGACAAAAAGGTTAAGCAGAATGTTTCATTTATGTCCCATAGAGCTGTATCTGGATTTACCATTGCAAGAGGGGAACGCAAAGATTTGTCCTTCTCTTTCCCAATCCCTATGGACACCCCTATTACCATTGGCAACAGCAAAATCTGGCTTCAAACCGCTATGGATATCTCTTTAGCAATGGACCCAACTGATCGAGATTTTGTTACCATTCGACCTCATGAAGCTGTTCAAACAGTATTGGAAGCAACACAATCTCTTGGTTTCACGTTGAGAAAAGCAGAAAATCTTCCATTTGGCCGAAGTTCAATAGGCTTAATTCAAGAGTTTGAATTTGTACCAACCAGCGGAGCATTCAGGGGAAAGTTAGATGAAATCGAATTGGTCTTTTTTGTACAAAGAGACGGTATACGTGTCATGATGGAAATCGATCGGAAGGCTCGAGGGCTTGTATCGTTCCTTGCTGAAAGTTTAGATCTAGATGAGTCTAAGGTCTCCATATTTCTTCCGTTCCAGGAAGTGAATCGTGGGGTTCAAGCTACGGCCTCTCGCCTTCACGGAGTCATTAGCTCTTATTGTTGA
- a CDS encoding DUF1450 domain-containing protein, translating into MQKLSFCKKNASETKKLYKTLKSIYKGVNIKRKDCLGKCKTCKKEPFAQLDGKTIACDSVEDLYDYINRRILKEWKESLR; encoded by the coding sequence ATGCAGAAACTATCCTTTTGTAAAAAGAATGCTTCTGAAACTAAGAAATTGTATAAAACCTTAAAATCCATATATAAAGGAGTCAATATTAAACGCAAGGATTGCCTTGGAAAATGTAAAACTTGCAAAAAAGAACCTTTCGCCCAACTAGATGGTAAGACCATTGCCTGTGACAGTGTTGAAGATCTCTACGATTACATTAACCGTCGCATACTTAAAGAATGGAAAGAGTCCCTCCGTTAA
- a CDS encoding deoxyribodipyrimidine photo-lyase — protein MKEKTTIVWFRRDLRIHDNPALWEAVQRGVVLPVFIWEDCMSEQATSWWLHQSLAQLEQTLQKLGSRLILRQGSSLVVLKEILRETNADALYFTQRYEPTISDEDKQIKQALREYVEVRSFHAHLLFEPNSILTQQQQPYKVFTPFWKQSRRRDVTVPLPSPGKIPTFQGNVETVSLEELGLLPKVKWYNKFSSYWTPGENGAMLRWKEFAEGRLDGYSTKRDFPFSSHASGLSPHLAWGELSPRWIWHNLKEISDISENQEHVEAFLRQLVWRDFAYCQLQYFPRITNSPLRAEFLSFPWEEDEEAFKQWKQGQTGYPFVDAGMRELWETGWMHNRVRMIASSFLVKHLLIPWKKGANWFEETLLDMDIANNTMGWQWVAGCGFDASPYFRVFNPITQGEKFDRNGDYIRRWVPELEGLPSEYIHRPWTAPQQVLQAAGIELGNTYPLPIIDHLYARERALNAYQMIKK, from the coding sequence ATGAAGGAAAAGACAACAATTGTTTGGTTTCGAAGGGATCTTCGCATCCATGACAACCCGGCGTTATGGGAAGCCGTGCAGCGGGGAGTGGTTCTACCTGTTTTTATCTGGGAAGATTGTATGTCAGAGCAGGCTACTTCTTGGTGGCTACATCAATCCCTTGCTCAACTAGAACAGACCCTCCAAAAATTGGGGTCGAGGCTGATCCTGAGACAAGGTTCGAGTCTTGTGGTTCTAAAGGAAATACTGAGAGAGACGAACGCTGATGCCCTATATTTTACCCAAAGGTATGAACCGACGATAAGTGATGAAGATAAACAAATAAAGCAAGCATTGCGGGAATATGTTGAGGTTCGGAGCTTTCATGCCCACTTGTTGTTTGAACCCAACTCTATTTTGACGCAACAACAACAGCCTTATAAGGTATTTACTCCATTTTGGAAGCAATCGAGGAGAAGGGATGTAACTGTTCCACTTCCGAGTCCTGGCAAAATCCCAACCTTTCAGGGAAATGTAGAAACCGTTTCGTTGGAAGAGTTAGGTCTATTGCCTAAAGTCAAATGGTATAATAAATTTTCTTCGTATTGGACACCCGGGGAAAATGGAGCTATGCTTCGATGGAAGGAATTCGCTGAAGGGAGATTGGATGGCTATTCAACGAAAAGAGATTTTCCATTCTCCTCTCACGCTTCAGGATTATCTCCGCACCTTGCGTGGGGAGAGTTGAGTCCAAGATGGATATGGCATAACCTCAAGGAAATCAGCGACATTAGTGAAAATCAGGAGCATGTTGAAGCCTTCCTTAGACAGTTGGTTTGGAGAGATTTCGCTTATTGCCAATTACAATATTTTCCTCGTATTACGAATTCTCCTCTACGGGCGGAATTTTTGTCCTTTCCATGGGAAGAGGATGAGGAAGCCTTTAAGCAGTGGAAGCAAGGACAAACCGGTTATCCATTTGTAGATGCTGGTATGAGGGAGTTGTGGGAAACAGGGTGGATGCATAATAGGGTTCGGATGATTGCCTCCTCTTTTCTTGTCAAGCATCTCCTCATTCCATGGAAAAAGGGAGCTAACTGGTTTGAAGAAACATTACTTGATATGGATATAGCTAATAATACGATGGGGTGGCAGTGGGTTGCGGGCTGTGGATTCGATGCATCCCCTTACTTCCGGGTTTTTAATCCTATTACACAAGGGGAGAAGTTTGATCGCAATGGGGATTACATACGCAGATGGGTCCCTGAACTTGAAGGTTTACCTAGTGAATATATCCATCGCCCATGGACGGCTCCTCAGCAAGTTTTGCAAGCAGCAGGGATTGAGTTAGGAAACACCTATCCTTTACCTATCATTGATCACTTGTATGCGAGGGAAAGAGCCTTAAATGCCTATCAGATGATAAAAAAGTAA
- the ric gene encoding iron-sulfur cluster repair di-iron protein: protein MLRFDRATHTGEIVIQVPQASSILKKYRIDFCCGGNRPIGQVLDEKNLNSEDILEQLNTLALVSQAPQEDKDWTQASYHETINHILQTHHTYLSQQLPEISPYVTKILRVHGSDRPELEELHTLFHKLKKELEDHTKKEEELIFPAILEYESSPTPERLAKLRDGIYELENEHEGAGHILFRMREITKDYTPPEGACMTYQLTFKKLEELETDTFAHVHLENYILFPRVLNAK, encoded by the coding sequence ATGTTACGATTTGATCGTGCAACCCATACTGGAGAGATCGTTATACAAGTGCCTCAAGCCAGTTCTATCTTAAAGAAGTATCGAATTGACTTCTGCTGCGGGGGCAATCGTCCGATAGGCCAAGTGTTGGATGAGAAAAATCTCAATAGTGAGGATATCCTTGAACAACTAAATACGCTAGCTTTAGTAAGCCAGGCTCCACAAGAGGATAAAGATTGGACACAAGCTTCCTACCATGAAACAATCAACCATATTCTTCAAACCCATCACACCTATCTCTCCCAGCAACTTCCGGAGATTAGTCCCTATGTTACTAAGATTTTGCGTGTCCATGGCTCCGATCGACCAGAGCTCGAAGAACTGCATACCCTATTCCATAAATTGAAGAAAGAGTTGGAGGATCATACAAAGAAAGAGGAAGAACTCATCTTCCCAGCCATCCTTGAATATGAAAGTAGTCCAACTCCTGAACGTTTAGCCAAGCTTCGCGATGGAATCTATGAATTGGAAAATGAACATGAGGGTGCTGGCCACATTCTGTTTAGAATGCGAGAGATCACCAAGGACTATACTCCTCCAGAGGGAGCTTGCATGACTTATCAGCTTACATTTAAGAAACTTGAGGAGCTAGAGACGGATACTTTCGCCCATGTTCATCTAGAAAATTACATCCTCTTTCCACGTGTACTTAACGCAAAATAA
- a CDS encoding methyl-accepting chemotaxis protein — MRRTITWQLGVIIIVVIFASMIISSLSNYWVSYKKTYEAAGIEAVGCANITTGLVKPNDIEEIVKGNEEKLIALQNTLNWTTDHKSLFEAHYILLLDGTVLAADANLQSQGFKAGDSFYIDQEVLNKMKETGHPHYSPVYEFGGMKRVTGYAPIFQDHDPSKEILALNAIDFNADIITARTWESVMGTFVMGLFPMTLASIITIWLIRRRTKPISDLIEYAKKIADGDLSIKDVHTNNKDEIGDLAMTLNLMAHHVRVLIQKVHSSSEQVTTSSGVLLSRAEQTHHATKQIADTMRSVASSVDNQVGYVDETTNTVRDMSKGVKEMANRTHSVSVTALDASGKASEGGQAIEVAEQQMHSIHQTVNGLADVVKGLGARSEEIGEIIKVIGGISAQTNLLALNAAIEAARAGEQGRGFAVVASEVRKLAEQSATSATQISQLIFAIQEETQKAVHSMELAIKEVETGIGVVHTAGESFGQIRASIDEVTMQIQEVSAAVQQMASGAELIVQAMQSIDNGVAITASGTQEVSAATEEQLVFLEEISSSAHSLSSMAEELQVLIKTYKV; from the coding sequence GTGAGAAGGACGATTACTTGGCAGTTAGGGGTTATTATTATTGTTGTCATATTTGCTTCGATGATCATATCTTCCTTATCCAACTACTGGGTTAGTTACAAGAAGACTTATGAAGCAGCAGGAATTGAGGCGGTTGGCTGTGCTAATATTACCACCGGTTTAGTTAAACCAAACGATATAGAGGAGATTGTTAAAGGGAACGAAGAAAAATTAATAGCCTTGCAAAACACACTTAATTGGACAACGGACCATAAAAGTCTTTTTGAAGCGCATTATATTCTCCTCCTTGACGGGACTGTGCTAGCTGCAGATGCCAATCTACAGAGTCAAGGTTTTAAAGCGGGCGATTCGTTTTATATTGATCAAGAAGTGTTGAATAAAATGAAAGAAACGGGGCATCCTCATTATTCCCCTGTTTACGAGTTTGGCGGAATGAAACGAGTGACGGGGTACGCCCCTATTTTTCAAGATCATGATCCAAGTAAAGAGATATTGGCTTTAAACGCGATTGATTTTAATGCGGATATCATTACCGCTAGGACATGGGAATCGGTAATGGGCACTTTCGTTATGGGGTTATTCCCGATGACCCTTGCTTCGATCATTACGATCTGGCTCATTCGAAGAAGAACAAAACCGATTAGTGATTTAATCGAGTATGCGAAGAAAATTGCGGATGGAGATTTGTCCATTAAAGATGTACATACGAACAACAAGGATGAAATTGGGGATTTAGCGATGACCTTAAACCTCATGGCTCACCATGTCCGCGTGCTCATTCAGAAAGTTCATTCAAGCTCGGAACAGGTCACCACTTCTTCTGGAGTATTGTTATCGAGAGCGGAGCAAACTCATCATGCTACAAAACAAATTGCTGACACGATGAGAAGCGTTGCAAGCAGTGTAGATAATCAAGTAGGGTATGTGGATGAAACCACGAATACGGTAAGAGATATGTCTAAAGGTGTTAAGGAAATGGCTAATCGGACACATTCAGTCTCGGTAACTGCCTTGGATGCTTCTGGAAAAGCCTCCGAAGGGGGCCAAGCGATCGAGGTGGCAGAGCAACAGATGCATTCCATTCATCAAACCGTAAATGGATTAGCGGACGTGGTAAAAGGGTTAGGGGCTCGTTCGGAAGAGATTGGCGAGATTATTAAAGTGATTGGTGGGATCTCTGCTCAGACCAATCTTTTAGCACTTAATGCAGCTATTGAAGCAGCAAGAGCAGGGGAACAAGGACGTGGTTTTGCCGTGGTAGCCAGTGAGGTTCGCAAGCTTGCTGAGCAATCCGCCACTTCAGCGACGCAAATCTCTCAGCTAATCTTTGCTATCCAAGAGGAAACACAGAAGGCTGTTCATTCAATGGAATTGGCGATAAAAGAAGTAGAAACCGGCATAGGGGTAGTCCACACGGCTGGAGAATCCTTCGGTCAGATTCGAGCCTCTATTGATGAGGTTACGATGCAAATCCAGGAGGTTTCTGCTGCGGTACAACAAATGGCAAGCGGTGCAGAACTTATTGTTCAAGCTATGCAGTCCATAGACAACGGTGTGGCAATCACAGCATCGGGGACACAGGAAGTCTCTGCTGCAACGGAAGAACAATTAGTCTTCTTAGAGGAAATTTCAAGTTCTGCTCATTCTTTATCCAGTATGGCGGAAGAATTACAGGTATTAATCAAAACGTATAAGGTGTAG